The Geoalkalibacter subterraneus genome contains the following window.
GGGTTTCCCCGCCGGCGTGGTCAACACGGTGCTGGGCGAAGGCGCAGAAGTGGGGGCCGAGCTGGCGGAAAGCCCCCAGGTTGACCTGATCAGCTTTACGGGAGGCATCACAACCGGCAAGCAGGTCATGCGCGCCGCTTCCGGCAACGTGAAAAAAGTAGCGCTGGAGCTGGGGGGCAAGAATCCCAATATCATCTTTGCCGATGCGGATTTCGATACCGCCCTTGATTACGTGCTCAACGGTGTCTTCTTCCACGCAGGGCAGATCTGCTCCGCCGGCGCACGCGTGATGGTGGAAGAGCCGCTGCACGACCGCCTGGTGGAGGCCCTGGCGCAGCGCATAAAGCGCATCGTCGTGGGGGATGGTTTCAACCCCGACAGCCGCATGGGGCCGCTGATTTCCGCCGAGCATCGTGACAAGGTTGAACGCTATGTCGAGGTCGCACAGCGGGAAGGGGCGAATCTGGTGCTCGGCGGCCGTCGCCCCGAGGCGGATCATCTGCAGGACGGCTTCTATTATGAACCGACCCTGTTCACCGGCTGCAGCAACGACATGAAGATCGTGCAGGAAGAGGTGTTCGGGCCGGTCATCACCATCGAGAAATTCTCGACTGAGGATGAAGCGGTGGCGCGCGCCAACAGCACCATCTACGGTCTGTCGGCCGGCTTCTGGACCCGCGACCCGGACCGCATTCAGCGCATGAGCCGGGCGCTGCGCTTCGGTACCGTGTGGGTCAACGATTTCAACGTCTATTTCACACAGGCCCCCTGGGGGGGCTACAAACAATCCGGCCTCGGCCGGGAACTGGGGAAGATGGGCCTCGAGGAGTACACCGAGGTCAAGCACGTCTACCAGAATTTTAACGCGAAACCCTTGAACTGGTTCGGCGCCTGAGCAGGCTTGCGCCCCGGGTTTTCCCCACCCGACGGCCGCGCTGCGACAGGCTCTCGAACATGAATTGGTAAGGAGTACCGATGAAGAATTGTTTTTCTCGCAGAATGTTTGTTGTTTTTGCCCTTGTCTTGAGCCTGGCAGCCGGCCCCG
Protein-coding sequences here:
- the betB gene encoding betaine-aldehyde dehydrogenase, which gives rise to MIEKRMYVDGQWVDARSGKTRSIINPANQEVIAEVAEGGREDSRVAIAAARRAFDQGDWPRTPANERGALVYRLGELVAREREELARLETLDTGKTLEESRWDMDDIAGIFKYYGGLADKDGGESIASPVPDSSSTLVREPVGVCGQISPWNYPLLQASWKMAPALAAGCTIVMKPSEITPLTTIRITELAQEAGFPAGVVNTVLGEGAEVGAELAESPQVDLISFTGGITTGKQVMRAASGNVKKVALELGGKNPNIIFADADFDTALDYVLNGVFFHAGQICSAGARVMVEEPLHDRLVEALAQRIKRIVVGDGFNPDSRMGPLISAEHRDKVERYVEVAQREGANLVLGGRRPEADHLQDGFYYEPTLFTGCSNDMKIVQEEVFGPVITIEKFSTEDEAVARANSTIYGLSAGFWTRDPDRIQRMSRALRFGTVWVNDFNVYFTQAPWGGYKQSGLGRELGKMGLEEYTEVKHVYQNFNAKPLNWFGA